From Ischnura elegans chromosome 13 unlocalized genomic scaffold, ioIscEleg1.1 SUPER_13_unloc_1, whole genome shotgun sequence, a single genomic window includes:
- the LOC124172201 gene encoding zinc finger protein 271-like translates to MTEVYIPVPDCLSPREDKLFCVKDESEDPLSEGNSPVINTSQPAGISSDASDALATEYLSDPVTYKCSSFKEDQISDDEEGHVLNDCSDGVSSKLVHQDSSDQPNALTASQGEKVEAQGTGAMVADRDWMLVGAKEEPSPEENAQPTLSEDEDPFESSTTAHESAFGVPAAEEMPELTTSTSYLLAEGNLRNHSIDECIGPTPLVTQIDSKAGTSHEEIEKNLIDENLEKCGASEPYGISSCSIPDDRQCNTKDIESLKSSRGGAAMAVVGEKSGCDASNTSHNLRFIRISRNDRSGCETIMGGNSEVLNCLIENPWNNYSSNEDSYNCFNCRHVFNNKKELMKHMKIHFVAHNFDAAAESSIVDVSPEAHPSSGQSGSCEPTTSKALRGRERKRLEPMPKGNVLIKETSGGKGDETNTRRLTKSFTLEEKSTSQSLSSKSSSIRNQRHHVGPRKKERLYSCSECTESFTQKRDLTAHKLTHAGGKTYSCSTCSKSFNHRGHLNIHSRIHTGEKPFICKVCSKSFSRKENLDAHVRRHTGERPFSCNECEKSFLKKNDLNNHVRRHTGEKPFSCNECEKSFWNKSDLVRHAYTHAGVKPFSCYECEKSFSNKSDLVRHVRTHTGEKPHSCRICKKSFTRKSTLKSHTRKHSGEKPFTCNQCEKSFSIKSCLVRHVRAHSGEKPFSCNECEKCFSKKSNLIGHYRTHTGDKPYSCSICRKCFTRRGHLNSHMRQHSGEEPFICNECEKSFSDKSSLVRHVRTHTGDKPYSCSICGKCFTHKSTLDNHLRTHTGTKPYICNLCSKSFARKSQLTSHTQRHAGEKPYSCSICCKHFTKRCSLDSHMRLHAEEGP, encoded by the exons atgactgaagtatacattcctgtgccagactgcttatCGCCCAGGGAGGATAAGTTG TTTTGTGTGAAAGATGAGAgtgaagaccctctcagtgaagggaaCTCTCCTGTTATCAACACCTCACAGCCAGCTGGAATTTCAAGTGATGCCTCAGACGCATTGGCCACTGAATACCTG agtgatccagTAACGTACaagtgctcttcttttaaagAAGATCAGATTAGTGATGATGAGGAAGGACATGTACTGAATGATTGCTCTGATGGTGTCTCAAGCAAACTGGTACATCAAGACTCTTCTGATCAG CCCAATGCCTTAACTGCCtcccaaggtgaaaaggtggaagctcagggcaCAGGAGCCATGGTGGCAGACCGGGACTGGATGCTGGTCggggcaaaggaggaaccatctcctgaggagaatgcccag CCTACTTTAAGTGAGGATGAGGACCCATTTGAGAGTTCAACTACTGCCCATGAgtctgcatttg ggGTCCCGGCTGCTGAAGAAATGCCCGAGCTAACtacatcaacttcatatctgcttgcagaaggaaatctaaggaatcattcaattgatgaatgcattggtccCACACCTTTGGTGACACAGATTGATTCCAAGGCTGGAACATCCCatgaagagatagagaaaaatctgatagatgaaaacttggaaaaatgtggtgcttctgAACCTTATGGAATATCAagttgctcaattcctgatgacagacaatgtaataccaaagacatagaatcacttaaaagcagcagaggtggagccgCAATGGCTGTTGTTGGGGAGAAAAGTGGTTGTGATGCATCAAATACCTCGCATAACCTTAGGTTTATCAGAATAAGTAGAAATGACAGAAGTGGCTGTGAGACCATCATGGGAGGCAACAGCGAGGTACTTAATTGCTTGATCGAAAATCCATGGAACAAttacagttcaaacgaagattcataTAATTGCTTCAACTGCAGACATGTGTTCAACAATAAAAAGGAGctaatgaaacacatgaaaattcattttgttgctcataattttgatgccgcagcagaatcatcaatcgtagATGTGTCTCCGGAAGCACATCCATCAAGCGGACAGAGCGGTTCTTGCGAGCCTACCACCTCAAAGGCTTTAAGAGGGCGGGAGAGGAAAAGACTAGAGCCTATGCCAAAAGGAAATGTGCTCATCAAGGAAaccagtggaggaaaaggggatgAGACAAATACAAGACGATTGACGAAAAGTTTCACTCTGGAAGAGAAATCAACTTCACAAAGTTTATCTTCAAAGTCATCTAGCATTAGAAATCAACGCCATCACGTGGGTccgagaaagaaagagagactgTATTCATGCAGCGAGTGCACTGAGTCCTTCACTCAGAAAAGGGACCTCACCGCACACAAACTTACTCACGCAGGAGGGAAAACGTATTCCTGTAGCACTTGCAGCAAGTCTTTCAATCATAGAGGTCATCTCAATATTCACTCGCGAatacacacgggagagaagccttttatatgtaAGGTGTGCAGCAAGTCCTTCTCTAGAAAAGAAAATCTCGACGCTCACGTACGTAGACACACAGGAGAAagacctttttcatgcaacgagtgtgaaaagtctttcttgaAGAAGAACGACTTAAATAACCATGTACGTaggcacacgggagagaaaccgttttcttgcaacgagtgtgaaaagtctttctggAATAAGAGCGACTTAGTTCGACATGCATACACGCACGCGGGAGTGAAACCGTTTTCTTGttacgagtgtgaaaagtctttctcgaataaGAGCGACTTAGTAAGACATGTACGTACTCACACGGGAGAAAAACCCCACTCGTGCAGAATCTGCAAGAAATCTTTCACTCGGAAGAGTACTCTCAAGAGTCACACGCGAAAACACTCGGGTGAGAAGCCTTTTACATGCAAccagtgtgaaaagtctttctcgattaAGAGCtgcttagttagacatgtacgtgcgcactcgggagagaagcctttttcatgcaacgagtgtgaaaagtgtTTCTCAAAAAAGAGCAACTTAATTGGACATTATCGTACGcacacgggggataaaccgtattcttgtagcatttgccgcaAGTGTTTCACTCGGAGGGGTCATCTCAACAGTCACATGCGACAGCACTCGGGAGAGGAGCCTTTTATatgcaacgagtgtgaaaagtctttctcggataagagtagcttagttagacatgtacgtacgcacacgggggataaaccgtattcttgtagcatttgcggcAAGTGTTTCACTCACAAGAGTACTCTCGACAATCACCTGCGGACACATACCGGCACGAAGCCGTATATCTGCAACCTGTGCAGCAAGTCCTTCGCTAGGAAAAGTCAGCTCACCTCACACACTCAAAGACacgcgggagagaaaccttattcttgtagcatttgctgcaagcATTTCACAAAGCGATGTTCTCTCGATAGTCACATGCGTTTGCATGCG